In a single window of the Acidobacteriota bacterium genome:
- a CDS encoding PDZ domain-containing protein — MSPYRLRLLPLLMILVLGLLLASAPGTSSAQTRPYIERPEACSQGVEPCIAALRELRSQRGSIAAGIHVAFDRDDPNPVRRAILVGVIPGGPADRAGLRTGEEVVAIDGERLAPNPGRVLERLLPMLEIGDTVAFTMLRDGVEEVVEMKAIEPPEAVIRSNIYNHLAVLFGPEEARRYRASTGPFLELPPGSHDQP, encoded by the coding sequence ATGAGTCCTTACCGCCTCCGCCTCCTCCCCCTTCTCATGATTCTGGTCCTGGGTCTTCTGCTGGCTAGTGCCCCTGGCACCTCGAGCGCGCAGACCAGGCCCTATATCGAAAGACCCGAGGCCTGCTCGCAGGGCGTCGAGCCGTGCATCGCAGCGCTCCGGGAGCTGCGCTCCCAAAGAGGCTCCATCGCCGCCGGCATTCACGTAGCCTTCGACCGAGACGATCCGAATCCTGTCCGGCGGGCGATTTTGGTGGGGGTGATCCCCGGCGGGCCAGCGGATCGGGCCGGTCTACGGACGGGAGAGGAGGTCGTCGCCATCGACGGGGAGCGCCTTGCCCCGAACCCGGGACGGGTTCTGGAGAGACTCCTACCCATGCTGGAGATCGGAGATACGGTAGCCTTCACGATGCTCCGCGATGGCGTCGAAGAGGTCGTCGAAATGAAGGCCATCGAGCCCCCGGAAGCGGTGATCCGCAGCAATATCTACAACCATCTGGCGGTGCTCTTCGGCCCCGAGGAAGCCCGCCGCTACCGCGCCAGCACAGGTCCGTTTCTCGAGCTACCGCCGGGAAGTCACGATCAGCCCTGA